A region from the Geobacillus vulcani PSS1 genome encodes:
- a CDS encoding carbamoyl phosphate synthase small subunit translates to MKRQLILEDGSFFVGEAFGSLKNTTGEVVFNTGMTGYQEILTDPSYCGQIVTMTYPLIGNYGINRDDFEAIRPYVHGFIVKEACVKPSNWRGEMTLDDYLKEKDIPGLAGIDTRKLTRLIRQHGTLKGMICGLDVHPAEAAAHLRAMEWPRDQVRRVSTKSAYPSPGRGERVVLIDFGMKHGILRELNKRHCDVIVLPYNATAEEVLSWHPDGVMLSNGPGDPKDVPEAIDMIRGILGKVPLFGICLGHQLFALACGANTEKLKFGHRGSNHPVKDLRTGKVAITSQNHGYAVTHESLAGTRLEVTHVALNDGTVEGLRHLDFPAFTVQYHPEASPGPEDANPLFDEFLALIREFNKKGEVIHA, encoded by the coding sequence GCGGCAGCTGATTTTAGAAGATGGTTCGTTTTTCGTTGGCGAAGCGTTTGGCAGCTTGAAAAACACGACCGGGGAAGTCGTGTTTAACACCGGCATGACCGGATACCAAGAAATTTTGACCGATCCGTCGTATTGCGGACAAATCGTGACGATGACGTATCCGTTGATCGGCAACTACGGCATCAACCGCGATGACTTTGAAGCGATTCGCCCGTACGTGCACGGATTCATCGTGAAAGAGGCGTGCGTGAAGCCGTCCAACTGGCGCGGCGAAATGACGCTCGATGACTATTTAAAAGAAAAAGACATCCCGGGGCTGGCCGGCATCGATACACGCAAACTGACGCGCCTCATTCGCCAGCACGGAACGCTAAAAGGGATGATTTGCGGCTTGGACGTCCATCCGGCGGAAGCGGCGGCCCACCTGCGGGCGATGGAGTGGCCGCGCGACCAAGTGCGGCGCGTCTCGACGAAAAGCGCCTATCCGAGCCCGGGGCGCGGCGAGCGCGTGGTCTTGATCGATTTTGGAATGAAGCACGGCATTTTGCGCGAGCTGAACAAGCGCCATTGCGATGTCATCGTCTTGCCGTACAATGCGACTGCCGAAGAAGTATTAAGCTGGCATCCGGATGGGGTGATGCTCTCGAACGGCCCGGGCGACCCGAAAGACGTGCCGGAAGCGATCGACATGATTCGCGGGATTTTGGGCAAAGTGCCGCTCTTTGGCATTTGCCTCGGCCATCAGCTGTTTGCCTTGGCGTGCGGGGCGAATACGGAAAAATTGAAATTCGGCCATCGCGGCTCGAACCATCCGGTGAAAGATTTGCGCACCGGCAAAGTGGCCATTACGTCGCAAAACCATGGCTACGCTGTGACGCATGAGTCGCTCGCCGGCACCCGCCTGGAAGTGACGCATGTCGCCTTGAATGACGGCACAGTCGAAGGGCTGCGCCATCTCGATTTCCCGGCGTTTACGGTGCAATACCATCCGGAAGCGTCGCCAGGGCC